A region from the Lentisphaera profundi genome encodes:
- a CDS encoding protein-disulfide reductase DsbD family protein, giving the protein MEKLLLLLALFCSQFAWGQFGVPSYEDLIKTEIIPEYSSWEKETQRILVKTTISDGFSYYWKNGGESGVPFDIEASLPEGMELLNVVWGSPKYKFFFGQKTYAYVGGSWHLLTVKKKAGLKGEQKIELNNLFQVCDDKNCFAPQTLTFPGSLTIGAEKLNPAFDEQLKKASHYLPQELDAELDVQVIRSDAGFDISVVKPQDDAKVFFFNDSENLMAFDQKWKEEGARLQTHLAFAENADKKDQILLGTLLIKANGSQEAYAVDSSTLSSVTTMISTVSEGGSDEVAVEAEKPSFWITIAYMFIGGLLLNLMPCVFPVLALKVQSFLKLSKDGKGSALSHGLAYSGGVILSFWVLSFFIIILKAKNPNLTWGFQLQDPAFLLGMVILLFVIALNFFGLFEMGVSLTGAGQKVKKEGHGGSFMSGVLATVVATPCAGPFLGAALAATFGMSNFPLLMSFTAMGLGLSLPYLILGFKPELLKFLPRPGDWMERFKQSMGFMMMLAVVYFFWSLAAMIDVDWAIRVLAAMVGLALALWIYGAWGTPWMSAKVRKIAIGLAVLIGGYSLVFAYDASQQGGVISAEVPKEIVWNPYDEVEIQKLEAEGKPYFVDFTAKWCGICQWNKNTAIRKQGTYEAFLAKGVKLFEADMTNENPALSEAIKKYGRKAVPVYVVFDGSEWRVLSSTLTEGSLIEEIKSIP; this is encoded by the coding sequence ATGGAAAAACTATTATTACTTTTGGCTTTGTTTTGTAGTCAATTCGCTTGGGGGCAGTTTGGTGTCCCTTCGTATGAAGACTTAATCAAGACCGAGATTATCCCCGAGTATAGCTCCTGGGAAAAAGAAACTCAGCGCATTCTCGTAAAAACAACGATATCGGATGGTTTTAGTTATTACTGGAAAAACGGCGGTGAGAGCGGGGTTCCTTTTGATATAGAAGCAAGCTTGCCTGAGGGTATGGAATTACTTAATGTCGTTTGGGGCTCGCCAAAGTATAAATTTTTCTTTGGACAAAAAACCTATGCTTATGTGGGTGGTTCGTGGCATTTATTGACCGTGAAAAAGAAAGCGGGCTTAAAGGGTGAGCAAAAAATTGAGCTCAATAATTTGTTTCAAGTGTGCGATGATAAAAATTGTTTTGCTCCTCAAACCTTAACTTTTCCAGGGTCGCTGACTATTGGTGCAGAGAAACTTAACCCAGCATTTGATGAGCAACTTAAAAAGGCCTCTCATTATTTACCCCAAGAATTGGACGCTGAACTAGATGTCCAAGTAATACGCAGTGATGCAGGTTTTGATATTAGTGTCGTGAAGCCCCAGGACGACGCGAAAGTTTTCTTCTTCAATGATTCAGAAAACTTAATGGCCTTCGACCAGAAATGGAAAGAAGAGGGCGCGCGCTTACAAACGCATTTAGCTTTCGCTGAAAATGCGGACAAGAAAGATCAAATCTTATTAGGTACCCTGCTTATTAAAGCCAATGGAAGCCAAGAAGCCTATGCCGTAGATTCATCAACTTTGAGTTCTGTGACTACAATGATTTCGACGGTTAGTGAAGGCGGAAGTGATGAAGTAGCCGTAGAAGCAGAGAAACCTAGTTTTTGGATTACGATTGCTTATATGTTCATTGGGGGCTTGTTACTTAATTTAATGCCCTGCGTGTTCCCGGTGCTGGCCCTCAAAGTCCAAAGCTTTCTTAAGCTATCTAAAGATGGCAAAGGTAGCGCCTTAAGTCATGGTCTGGCTTATTCAGGTGGGGTGATTCTTTCTTTCTGGGTACTTTCATTTTTTATTATCATTCTCAAAGCTAAAAATCCGAATTTGACCTGGGGTTTCCAGTTACAAGATCCAGCCTTTTTACTAGGTATGGTGATACTCTTATTCGTAATCGCACTTAATTTCTTCGGTTTGTTTGAGATGGGAGTTTCCTTGACGGGAGCGGGCCAAAAAGTTAAAAAAGAAGGTCATGGTGGTTCATTTATGAGTGGTGTGTTGGCCACAGTAGTGGCCACGCCTTGTGCCGGTCCTTTCTTAGGTGCGGCTCTTGCGGCAACCTTCGGCATGTCCAATTTTCCCTTGTTAATGTCATTTACGGCAATGGGCTTGGGTCTGAGTCTTCCTTACTTGATTTTGGGCTTTAAGCCTGAATTATTAAAATTCTTACCAAGACCAGGAGATTGGATGGAGCGCTTTAAGCAATCTATGGGTTTCATGATGATGCTTGCAGTGGTTTACTTTTTCTGGTCACTCGCCGCAATGATTGATGTTGATTGGGCAATTAGAGTGCTCGCTGCAATGGTTGGCCTAGCTTTAGCCCTGTGGATTTATGGCGCGTGGGGAACTCCTTGGATGAGTGCGAAAGTTCGTAAGATTGCTATTGGTCTAGCAGTGCTCATTGGTGGTTATAGTTTAGTTTTTGCCTATGATGCCAGTCAGCAGGGGGGCGTTATCTCCGCGGAAGTCCCAAAAGAAATTGTTTGGAATCCCTATGATGAAGTTGAGATTCAAAAACTCGAAGCAGAAGGCAAGCCTTATTTTGTTGACTTCACCGCTAAATGGTGTGGGATTTGCCAATGGAATAAGAATACAGCTATTCGCAAGCAAGGGACTTATGAAGCCTTCCTCGCAAAAGGAGTGAAGCTCTTTGAAGCCGATATGACAAATGAAAACCCAGCCTTGTCAGAAGCGATTAAAAAGTATGGTCGCAAAGCCGTTCCCGTCTACGTCGTCTTTGATGGTAGCGAATGGCGAGTACTTTCATCGACTTTGACCGAAGGCTCATTGATAGAAGAGATTAAGTCAATTCCTTAA